The Sulfurimonas lithotrophica genome includes a region encoding these proteins:
- a CDS encoding YebC/PmpR family DNA-binding transcriptional regulator: protein MGRAFEYRKASKLKRWGAMSKLFPKLGKVITMAAKEGGGDPDLNPKLRTAILNAKAENMPKDNIEAAIKRATEKNAADMTEVTFEGKAPHGVLIFIECATDNNTRTVANVKSILNKNGGEMLTNGSLEFMFDRKALFEFDLKEEMDPEELELELIDAGLEEIEVEEGEVLVTADYTSFGTLNEALEGMGVEIKKATLERMANSPVNITDEQQADIDKILERLEDDEDVQKVFTNIA, encoded by the coding sequence ATGGGTAGAGCGTTTGAATATAGAAAGGCATCAAAGTTAAAAAGATGGGGAGCAATGTCAAAACTGTTTCCAAAACTGGGTAAAGTTATTACAATGGCAGCAAAAGAGGGTGGTGGTGATCCTGATTTAAATCCTAAACTGCGTACGGCTATTTTAAATGCAAAAGCTGAAAATATGCCAAAAGACAATATTGAAGCTGCAATAAAAAGAGCTACTGAAAAAAATGCTGCGGACATGACTGAAGTTACTTTTGAAGGTAAAGCTCCTCATGGTGTACTTATTTTTATAGAGTGTGCTACAGATAACAATACACGAACAGTCGCTAATGTAAAAAGTATATTAAATAAAAATGGCGGAGAGATGCTGACAAACGGTTCACTTGAATTTATGTTTGATAGAAAAGCACTTTTTGAATTTGACTTAAAAGAGGAAATGGATCCGGAAGAGTTAGAGTTAGAACTTATAGATGCAGGACTTGAAGAGATTGAAGTTGAAGAAGGTGAAGTACTGGTTACGGCTGATTATACAAGTTTTGGAACTTTAAATGAAGCTTTAGAAGGTATGGGTGTTGAGATTAAAAAAGCGACATTGGAGCGTATGGCAAATTCACCTGTTAATATAACTGATGAGCAACAAGCTGATATAGATAAAATTTTAGAGCGTTTAGAGGATGATGAAGACGTTCAAAAGGTATTTACAAATATCGCTTAA
- a CDS encoding 5'-methylthioadenosine/adenosylhomocysteine nucleosidase translates to MQKIAIMGAMPEEVAPILEKLGSYKTTEYAGNKYYEASYKGIEVVVAYSKIGKVFSTLTATTMIEHFGCDRLLFSGVAGAVSPELKVGDLVVATKLSQHDLDITAFGHPYGFVPEGAVFVEADKDMIELSKKVASKMGKSVKEGIIATGDQFVANEERKNWILETFDASALEMEGGSVAVVCNALNVPFFILRSISDAADMDASFSFDEFLESSAIISAEFVMNMVDEIIKN, encoded by the coding sequence ATGCAAAAAATAGCAATTATGGGTGCTATGCCTGAAGAGGTAGCTCCGATTTTAGAAAAACTAGGCTCGTATAAAACTACGGAGTATGCAGGAAATAAATATTATGAAGCTTCATATAAAGGTATAGAAGTTGTTGTAGCATACTCAAAAATAGGTAAAGTATTTTCAACTTTAACTGCTACGACAATGATTGAGCATTTTGGGTGTGACAGACTTCTTTTTTCAGGTGTAGCAGGTGCTGTGTCACCTGAGCTTAAAGTCGGAGATTTGGTTGTAGCTACAAAGTTATCTCAACATGATTTAGATATTACAGCTTTTGGACATCCCTATGGGTTTGTACCTGAGGGTGCTGTTTTTGTTGAAGCTGATAAAGATATGATAGAGCTCTCAAAAAAAGTAGCTTCAAAAATGGGTAAAAGTGTTAAAGAGGGGATTATTGCTACAGGTGATCAGTTTGTTGCAAATGAAGAGCGAAAAAACTGGATTTTAGAGACTTTTGACGCCAGTGCATTAGAGATGGAAGGTGGATCTGTCGCCGTTGTTTGTAATGCTTTAAACGTACCGTTTTTTATACTTCGTTCAATTAGTGATGCTGCAGATATGGATGCCAGTTTTTCTTTTGATGAGTTCTTAGAATCAAGTGCAATAATATCTGCCGAGTTTGTTATGAATATGGTCGATGAAATCATTAAAAACTAA
- a CDS encoding tRNA 2-thiocytidine biosynthesis TtcA family protein: protein MSKSIVPSKKIMSKLGKTNAEFELIEEGDKILVGLSGGKDSLTMIHAMKEQQRRAPFKFEFIAVTISYGMGENYDELARHCKEYDIPYEIVDTQTYELAKDKIRKNSSFCSFFSRMRRGYLYTAALERGCNKVALGHHMDDAAESFFMNFIYNGQMRSLAPKYKAENSLIIIRPLIQMRERQLRAFVDDNELNAIGDEACPAMRFDVKMPHARASTKEMLRDMEKEYPQLFTSLNAAFKNISYDSFFDKEKFSI, encoded by the coding sequence ATGTCAAAATCGATAGTACCTTCTAAAAAAATTATGTCAAAACTAGGTAAAACTAATGCCGAGTTTGAGCTAATAGAAGAGGGTGATAAGATACTTGTAGGTCTTAGTGGCGGAAAAGACTCACTTACGATGATTCATGCTATGAAAGAGCAACAGCGTCGTGCTCCTTTTAAATTTGAGTTTATTGCAGTTACTATATCTTACGGTATGGGTGAGAACTATGATGAACTTGCCCGGCATTGTAAGGAATATGATATACCATATGAGATAGTGGATACCCAGACTTATGAATTGGCAAAAGACAAGATACGTAAAAATTCATCTTTTTGCAGTTTTTTTTCACGTATGAGACGCGGTTATCTTTACACGGCTGCATTGGAGCGTGGATGCAATAAGGTTGCACTTGGTCATCATATGGATGATGCCGCAGAAAGCTTTTTTATGAACTTTATTTATAATGGTCAGATGAGGAGTTTGGCACCTAAATATAAGGCTGAGAATTCTCTTATTATAATTCGTCCTCTTATACAGATGCGTGAGCGACAGTTACGTGCATTTGTAGATGACAATGAGTTAAATGCAATTGGTGATGAAGCTTGTCCTGCAATGAGGTTTGATGTTAAAATGCCGCATGCCAGAGCAAGTACTAAAGAGATGCTAAGGGATATGGAAAAAGAATATCCTCAGCTTTTTACATCTTTAAATGCAGCTTTTAAAAATATATCATATGATAGTTTTTTTGATAAAGAAAAATTTTCTATTTAG
- a CDS encoding sensor histidine kinase — MDNGSSKDQFLSHMVSEMQIPLKAVLKLSESLLKNSYDANNREQYLKLIHNSAKNIDNIIKDVSDISSIQNGTFSINITKINLMEFLSQNFELFRLKAKEKSLRFSIKFGKNLPKFIDTDENRLSQVISNLLTNAIKFTEKEGSVKLEVVFDTQNSLLKVYVDDNGIGIPDSKKENIFKPFIRDKSNVNFEDTRTGLGLFISLSIIELLNGKIGFESKQGQGSTFHFEIPVKFEN; from the coding sequence ATGGATAATGGTAGCTCTAAAGATCAGTTTTTATCACATATGGTTAGTGAAATGCAAATCCCTCTAAAAGCAGTTTTGAAACTTTCAGAGTCTTTACTGAAAAACTCATATGACGCAAATAATAGAGAACAATATTTAAAACTGATTCATAATAGTGCTAAAAATATAGATAACATTATAAAAGACGTATCAGATATATCTAGTATACAAAACGGAACTTTTTCGATAAATATTACAAAAATAAATCTTATGGAATTTTTATCGCAAAATTTTGAACTATTTCGTTTAAAAGCAAAAGAAAAATCTCTTCGCTTTTCAATTAAGTTCGGTAAAAATCTACCAAAATTCATAGATACTGATGAAAATAGATTATCTCAAGTGATATCAAATCTTTTAACTAATGCAATAAAGTTTACAGAAAAAGAAGGTTCTGTAAAACTTGAAGTAGTTTTTGATACTCAAAATTCATTATTAAAGGTATATGTAGATGATAACGGTATAGGTATCCCTGATTCAAAAAAGGAAAATATTTTCAAACCTTTTATAAGAGATAAATCTAATGTAAATTTTGAAGATACAAGGACAGGTTTGGGTTTATTTATTTCTTTATCTATTATAGAGCTTTTAAATGGTAAAATCGGATTTGAATCTAAACAAGGTCAAGGGAGTACGTTTCATTTTGAAATTCCCGTAAAATTTGAAAATTAG
- a CDS encoding nitrilase-related carbon-nitrogen hydrolase: MRVTLAQVSPKLNRSNLDDIITIVKEFKNDSDIIVFPELSLNGYLLQDKLYEDAWDINELDNLKELSKNIDIVVGAAMRDGDAFRNAGLYFSKAELLSQHDKVHLPNYGMFEEARYFKAGNIFESFQSTFGKTSMIVCEDMWHEDVHRDLQKENPDYIIALVASPARGFSDDGLAIQDKWYDILKKVSLECNAKVIFVNRVGFEDGLGFWGGSCIVNNNGKIIEKLPLFKEKIKTFNI, translated from the coding sequence ATGAGGGTAACCCTAGCTCAAGTATCTCCTAAGTTAAATAGAAGTAATTTAGATGATATTATCACTATTGTTAAAGAATTTAAAAATGATAGTGACATAATAGTTTTTCCCGAGTTATCTCTAAACGGTTATCTTCTGCAAGATAAACTATATGAAGATGCCTGGGATATAAATGAGTTAGACAATTTAAAAGAGTTAAGTAAAAATATAGACATAGTTGTAGGCGCAGCCATGAGAGATGGTGATGCTTTTAGAAATGCAGGACTCTATTTCTCAAAAGCTGAACTCTTATCACAGCATGATAAAGTTCATCTTCCAAACTACGGTATGTTTGAAGAAGCACGTTACTTTAAAGCCGGAAATATTTTTGAGAGTTTTCAATCTACTTTTGGAAAAACATCTATGATAGTTTGCGAGGATATGTGGCATGAAGATGTACATCGTGATCTACAAAAAGAAAACCCTGATTATATAATAGCTTTAGTTGCATCTCCGGCACGTGGATTTTCAGATGATGGTTTAGCAATACAAGATAAATGGTACGATATTTTGAAAAAAGTATCCCTAGAGTGTAATGCTAAAGTTATATTTGTAAATCGTGTAGGTTTTGAAGACGGACTTGGGTTTTGGGGCGGTTCTTGCATCGTTAACAATAATGGAAAGATAATTGAAAAACTTCCGCTTTTTAAAGAAAAAATAAAAACATTTAATATATAG
- a CDS encoding type II secretion system F family protein: MDYFQATMLTKGKKQIFGFYARDRKEATDIAKIKYSGLLIKVEESTEPLELKFKRIKNELLQNVKKRKVKPDALIAAIRQMAVMTNAGISIHDSISEVAVSTADQNLAYVLEKLADDINAGNSLSKAMENFRFELGNLTIAMVKLGEKTGNLDEALNSLADMLEEIRANVIKFKKAMAYPRNVMIAMAVAFTVLISYVVPQFKAIFEELNAELPLPTQILLTLEHLFNNYGPYVLAILILTFFTLNYLINNYKHIRYGWHELLLKTYLIKNIIKYATLNRFTLVFSELVRAGIPIAEALDTSIDMIDNLPLKSKLKQVRISVEKGAMLNDGLAETKLFESMIIQMVKAGEDGGALDKMMQKVADYYKMRFDAIIDNLSSAIEPIMLLMIASMVILLALGIFMPMWDMGNAVQGR; encoded by the coding sequence ATGGATTATTTTCAAGCAACAATGCTTACTAAAGGTAAAAAACAGATTTTTGGTTTCTATGCAAGAGATAGAAAAGAAGCTACTGACATAGCAAAAATAAAATACTCCGGACTTTTAATAAAAGTTGAAGAATCTACCGAACCTTTGGAGTTAAAGTTTAAGCGTATAAAAAATGAATTACTGCAAAATGTGAAAAAACGAAAAGTAAAACCCGATGCTTTAATAGCTGCAATTAGACAAATGGCAGTTATGACAAATGCCGGTATATCTATTCACGATTCTATAAGTGAAGTAGCCGTTTCTACGGCTGATCAAAATTTAGCATACGTACTAGAAAAATTAGCTGATGATATAAATGCCGGTAACTCATTATCTAAAGCTATGGAGAATTTCAGGTTTGAGCTTGGAAACCTTACAATAGCTATGGTAAAACTCGGTGAAAAAACAGGTAATTTAGATGAAGCTCTAAATTCACTGGCTGATATGCTAGAAGAAATAAGAGCAAACGTCATAAAATTTAAAAAAGCAATGGCATACCCAAGAAATGTTATGATAGCTATGGCTGTAGCATTTACGGTACTGATATCATATGTTGTACCACAATTTAAAGCTATATTTGAAGAGTTAAATGCCGAACTACCTTTACCTACACAAATTTTATTAACACTTGAGCATCTCTTTAACAATTACGGTCCTTATGTTTTGGCCATACTAATATTAACCTTTTTTACACTCAACTATCTTATAAATAACTACAAACATATAAGGTATGGCTGGCATGAACTATTATTAAAAACATACCTGATAAAAAATATTATTAAGTATGCTACACTAAATAGATTTACACTGGTTTTTTCTGAACTTGTACGTGCAGGTATCCCAATAGCTGAAGCACTTGACACATCTATAGACATGATTGATAACTTACCTTTAAAATCAAAATTAAAACAAGTTAGAATCTCCGTTGAAAAAGGTGCTATGTTAAATGACGGTTTGGCTGAGACAAAACTTTTTGAGAGTATGATTATACAAATGGTTAAAGCAGGTGAAGACGGTGGTGCTTTAGATAAAATGATGCAAAAAGTAGCAGACTACTATAAAATGCGTTTTGACGCTATTATAGATAATTTATCATCGGCAATTGAACCTATTATGCTTTTAATGATTGCTAGTATGGTTATCTTACTTGCACTTGGTATATTTATGCCTATGTGGGATATGGGTAATGCTGTTCAAGGTAGATAA
- a CDS encoding YigZ family protein, with protein MYYIDKIYTDTLEVKQSKFITYLTPYAEFEKTLAILKEEHPKARHFVSASRYLNEYNQIVEASSDDGEPKGTSGKPSLMVLQGADMINTGVIIVRYFGGTKLGTGGLVRAYSDAVNLVLNESQFLEYKDEIVKNISFLYSNVGKVEHLCMECNIDILDKVFDTDVKYKIKSTKENLETFIKKADRLISL; from the coding sequence ATGTATTATATAGATAAAATATATACAGATACTTTAGAAGTAAAGCAATCAAAGTTTATTACCTACCTCACACCTTATGCAGAGTTTGAAAAAACTCTTGCAATCTTAAAAGAAGAACATCCTAAAGCAAGACATTTTGTTAGTGCATCTAGATACTTGAATGAGTATAATCAAATAGTAGAAGCTTCAAGTGATGACGGTGAACCAAAAGGAACATCGGGAAAGCCATCTTTAATGGTCTTACAAGGTGCTGATATGATAAATACAGGTGTGATCATTGTAAGATACTTTGGTGGTACAAAACTTGGTACGGGTGGTTTGGTTCGTGCGTATAGCGATGCTGTGAACTTGGTACTTAATGAGTCTCAGTTTTTAGAATATAAAGATGAAATAGTGAAAAATATTAGTTTCTTATACAGCAATGTAGGGAAAGTAGAACATCTATGTATGGAATGTAATATTGATATACTTGATAAAGTTTTTGATACAGATGTAAAATATAAAATAAAATCAACTAAAGAGAATTTAGAAACGTTTATTAAAAAAGCAGATAGACTTATATCTTTATAA
- a CDS encoding GspE/PulE family protein, whose translation MDRITEDLLDSGLIMKGQVDRLKAKDVNSMLVLKHITQSGFMTMDRLVRFIVDKIRKGVYDLSIIEGYDYIREDIVLKKLSEGLNLEFIDLDDIDIDHDLTNKIPLHQLQKYHALPIYSDDLNVYIAINDPLDIEAKESLQRLFPRKPVKLKVAVKKQIQNNLFKVELKDKEKVLVKKVRDELNSISSIEEQQEASSILLLIDVILNACIKGRASDIHIEPSERNCSVRGRIDGKLSEIFIFPKDIFAPLTSRLKLLANLDIAEKRKPQDGRFSTEVGSLEYDFRISTLPTLYGESIVMRILDKQKALVKLEEAGMDSESYHKLLKGLSAPYGIILVTGPTGSGKTTTLYGALNELKDPADKVITVEDPVEYRMNLIQQVQVNPKVGLGFADALRSILRQDPDKIMIGEIRDQETLEIAIKAALTGHLVISTLHTNDSISAIPRMADMGIQHYLISGALVAIQAQRLVRKICTNCKTEEEISASTLEELHEYIPEDAVFYTGTGCKECNETGFSGREMICEVLNISEELSSLIAKGASKDDMTKQAVEDGFIGIFENGIQKALDGITSLGEVLRVAK comes from the coding sequence ATGGATAGGATAACAGAAGATTTACTTGATAGTGGTCTTATAATGAAAGGCCAAGTTGACAGACTCAAAGCAAAAGATGTCAACTCCATGCTTGTATTAAAGCACATTACACAATCAGGTTTTATGACTATGGACAGGCTTGTTCGTTTTATAGTAGATAAAATCAGAAAAGGAGTATATGACTTATCCATAATCGAAGGATATGATTATATCAGAGAAGATATTGTACTAAAAAAATTATCAGAAGGTCTTAATCTTGAATTTATAGATTTAGACGATATAGATATAGATCATGATTTAACAAATAAAATTCCACTGCATCAATTGCAAAAATATCATGCCCTACCAATATACTCAGATGATTTAAATGTATATATTGCTATTAACGACCCACTAGATATAGAAGCTAAAGAATCTCTTCAAAGACTTTTTCCAAGAAAACCGGTTAAACTCAAAGTTGCAGTAAAAAAACAGATACAAAATAATCTGTTTAAAGTTGAACTAAAAGATAAAGAAAAAGTTCTAGTAAAAAAAGTTAGAGATGAGCTAAACTCAATAAGTTCCATAGAAGAACAACAAGAAGCTTCATCTATTTTACTACTGATAGACGTAATTCTTAATGCTTGTATTAAAGGTCGTGCAAGTGATATACATATAGAACCTAGTGAACGTAACTGTTCTGTTCGCGGACGTATAGACGGTAAATTATCTGAAATTTTTATTTTTCCAAAAGATATATTTGCACCTTTGACATCACGTTTGAAACTACTTGCCAATCTCGATATAGCTGAAAAGAGAAAACCTCAGGACGGTCGTTTTTCAACTGAAGTTGGAAGTTTAGAATATGATTTTCGTATATCTACCCTTCCGACACTTTACGGTGAATCAATAGTTATGCGTATCCTTGATAAACAAAAAGCACTTGTAAAACTTGAAGAAGCCGGAATGGATTCTGAGAGTTATCACAAACTCTTAAAAGGTCTCTCTGCTCCTTATGGAATAATATTAGTAACCGGTCCTACGGGAAGCGGTAAAACAACAACTCTTTACGGTGCACTTAATGAGCTAAAAGATCCTGCAGACAAAGTTATTACGGTTGAAGATCCTGTTGAGTATAGAATGAATCTTATACAACAAGTTCAAGTTAATCCTAAAGTAGGTTTAGGTTTTGCAGATGCTTTGCGTTCCATCTTACGTCAAGATCCGGATAAAATCATGATTGGTGAGATTCGTGATCAAGAAACACTTGAAATTGCTATTAAAGCTGCATTAACAGGTCACCTTGTTATATCTACACTTCATACAAATGATTCAATATCTGCAATACCGCGTATGGCAGATATGGGTATACAACACTATCTCATTTCAGGTGCACTTGTTGCCATACAAGCACAGAGACTTGTTAGAAAGATATGTACAAACTGTAAAACAGAAGAAGAAATTTCTGCTTCAACATTAGAAGAATTACATGAGTACATTCCTGAAGATGCAGTATTTTATACTGGAACAGGATGTAAAGAGTGTAATGAGACTGGATTTTCAGGACGTGAAATGATTTGTGAAGTTTTAAATATCAGTGAAGAGCTATCATCATTAATAGCTAAAGGTGCTTCAAAGGATGATATGACAAAGCAAGCTGTAGAAGACGGTTTTATCGGTATATTTGAAAACGGTATTCAAAAAGCACTTGATGGAATAACAAGTCTTGGAGAAGTATTAAGGGTGGCTAAATAA